The following are from one region of the Quercus robur chromosome 1, dhQueRobu3.1, whole genome shotgun sequence genome:
- the LOC126714349 gene encoding putative protease Do-like 14, whose protein sequence is MFLNQTDHNNSNWFFIKKNLICFCYDNILGANVAVKVPVALQESLSLPWRITQYIFPCPSLLLSDPWQPGMLPLFSSRVGSAPSLDIKKDNSLGAVGGDPKPCCNCLGRDTIANAAARVGPAVVNLSVPQGFYGITNGKSIGSGTIIDQDGTILTCAHVVVDFQGMRGSVKGKSHASQILGFKFQYELIPIFPKSHASQILGFKFQYYQRMEVNSPIPQDSWFYISSLSQR, encoded by the exons ATGTTCTTAAATCAAACAGACCACAACAATTCCAATTggttctttataaaaaaaaatcttatatgcTTTTGTTATGATAACATTTTAGGAGCAAATGTAGCAGTGAAGGTTCCTGTGGCTCTGCAGGAATCACTATCGCTACCATGGCGAATTACGCAATACATATTTCCCTGCCCTTCGTTACTTTTATCGGATCCATGGCAACCTg GAATGCTTCCATTATTTTCTTCTAGAGTTGGTTCGGCTCCATCATTGGATATAAAGAAAGACAATTCTTTGGGGGCAGTTGGAGGTGACCCCAAACCATGTTGCAATTGTTTGGGGAGAGATACAATTGCAAATGCTGCCGCTAGGGTTGGTCCTGCTGTAGTAAATCTTTCGGTTCCACAGG GGTTCTATGGCATTACTAATGGAAAGAGTATAGGGTCAGGAACTATAATTGATCAGGATGGTACAATTTTAACATGTGCTCATGTTGTGGTTGATTTTCAAGGCATGAGGGGTTCAGTCAAAGGAAAG TCTCATGCTTCACAGATTCTTggttttaaatttcaatatGAACTGATTCCAATTTTTCCCAAG TCTCATGCTTCACAGATTCTTggttttaaatttcaatattatcAGCGTATGGAAGTAAATAGTCCTATACCGCAAGATTCTTGGttttacatcagttctttatctcaaagataa